A region of Deltaproteobacteria bacterium DNA encodes the following proteins:
- the hisG gene encoding ATP phosphoribosyltransferase, protein MKIKIGLPKGRLLSDAVYALKKAGFDFSDALKESRKLVFKDKNGLSEAIVIRAVDLLTYVEYGAVDLGIIGYDLVLEQRRDIITVMAFNFGRCHLSIAEPVKSNVMKRAVAGYQASLSGIRVGTKYPYLAYKYFNEKGYQADIIKLYGAIELAPLYGLSDIIVDLVSTGETLKANGLIEREHIIQSSARLVANKASLRLNETVMQNVIEKLKKVS, encoded by the coding sequence AGGCAGACTTTTAAGCGATGCGGTCTATGCGTTGAAAAAAGCGGGTTTTGATTTTTCGGATGCACTTAAAGAATCACGCAAGCTCGTCTTTAAAGATAAAAATGGTTTATCAGAGGCGATCGTTATAAGGGCTGTTGATCTGCTGACTTATGTTGAATACGGTGCGGTTGATCTCGGTATAATCGGTTATGATCTGGTTCTGGAACAGAGGAGGGATATCATAACGGTAATGGCGTTCAATTTCGGTAGATGCCACCTGTCTATAGCAGAGCCCGTAAAAAGCAACGTAATGAAACGTGCTGTAGCAGGTTATCAGGCATCTCTCTCCGGTATAAGGGTAGGGACAAAATATCCTTACCTCGCATACAAATATTTTAATGAAAAAGGGTATCAGGCTGACATTATCAAATTATACGGTGCTATCGAGCTTGCCCCGCTATATGGACTTTCTGATATAATAGTAGATCTTGTCTCAACCGGTGAGACACTAAAGGCAAACGGACTTATCGAAAGAGAACACATAATACAATCGTCTGCAAGACTTGTTGCAAATAAAGCCTCCTTAAGACTTAATGAAACCGTGATGCAAAATGTTATCGAAAAGCTAAAGAAGGTGTCATGA
- the hisD gene encoding histidinol dehydrogenase, producing the protein MIRIIPQSEIQSALSKRKVLSEDIYPLVFKIVNDVKDHGDRSLFKFIKQYDHKSSGSFIVENKVMDQSMKQIPSDVEQALIFAIERVTAFHEQEKSHISSWIKKDVSNVTYGELFSPIDSVGLYVPGGSASYPSSVIMNAVPAIVAGVHDIYIATPSDDKHIYAAARMLGIKKIYRMGGAHAVSALAYGTESVGKVDKIVGPGNRYVTLAKKLVYGDVGIDTIAGPSEVVVIADHTANPAFIAMDLMAQAEHDEHAMSVLITFKKSYVNDVNEKINQNINTLNRRRIIKKSLDKYGFAVIARDAKHAMDIANAIAPEHLELAVGSPKSYLKYLKHAGAVFIGSFTPEVLGDYVAGPDHVLPTMGTARFSSGLGVHDFMKRTTMLEVNKDSFGFLGTHAITLGTMEGLDAHAMAVKIRL; encoded by the coding sequence ATGATAAGGATTATTCCTCAATCTGAGATTCAATCCGCTCTATCAAAAAGAAAAGTCCTAAGTGAAGACATATATCCATTAGTTTTCAAGATCGTTAATGATGTAAAGGACCATGGGGACAGATCTCTTTTTAAATTCATAAAGCAATATGATCATAAAAGCAGCGGTTCGTTCATTGTGGAAAATAAAGTAATGGATCAATCCATGAAACAGATTCCAAGCGATGTAGAACAGGCATTGATATTTGCTATCGAAAGGGTAACCGCGTTTCATGAGCAAGAAAAGAGTCACATCAGTTCATGGATAAAAAAAGATGTAAGCAACGTTACATACGGAGAGCTGTTTTCACCCATAGACAGTGTTGGATTATATGTACCCGGGGGCAGCGCCTCTTATCCATCTTCCGTAATAATGAATGCCGTACCTGCAATTGTAGCAGGGGTACATGATATATACATTGCAACACCTTCCGATGATAAACATATCTATGCCGCTGCAAGAATGCTTGGTATCAAAAAGATATATAGAATGGGCGGTGCTCATGCTGTTTCTGCATTGGCATACGGAACAGAAAGCGTAGGCAAGGTTGATAAAATCGTAGGACCCGGCAACAGATACGTAACACTTGCCAAAAAGCTCGTGTACGGGGATGTCGGCATTGATACTATAGCAGGGCCAAGCGAGGTCGTCGTTATAGCCGACCACACAGCGAACCCGGCATTTATAGCAATGGATCTTATGGCACAGGCGGAACATGATGAACACGCGATGAGTGTTCTTATTACATTTAAAAAAAGTTATGTAAACGACGTTAATGAAAAGATCAATCAAAACATAAACACGCTCAACAGAAGGCGGATAATAAAGAAAAGTTTAGACAAATATGGTTTTGCGGTAATAGCAAGGGATGCAAAGCATGCAATGGATATTGCAAACGCGATTGCACCTGAACACCTTGAACTTGCAGTGGGCTCGCCAAAATCATATCTAAAATACCTCAAGCACGCAGGTGCTGTGTTCATCGGCAGCTTTACTCCGGAAGTCCTTGGAGATTATGTTGCAGGCCCGGATCATGTTTTACCAACAATGGGTACGGCAAGATTTTCATCAGGACTCGGGGTACACGATTTTATGAAAAGAACCACCATGCTTGAGGTAAATAAAGATTCGTTTGGATTTTTAGGCACCCACGCAATAACATTGGGAACAATGGAAGGGCTTGATGCACATGCAATGGCAGTAAAAATAAGGCTGTGA
- a CDS encoding nucleotidyltransferase domain-containing protein has protein sequence MEIIYITDVHGARSSMEKLLEVTFADLYIISGDLIYAPFYSPNTSTRFVELQDIFHVMRERESPGTVLEEYVEGLLKKEINDDFKNKAEEYLRLSERALATMADKYSKMELVFSMVRKAPIIVLPGNYDMDLSFTAMAHRQIHKKIYEMDGIRIGGYGGANIRTPGVPERKAVRFIESNEYSEPYEFFVETKPDIFVCHQPAYGHLDYFASYGSIGSRGIASAADEIKPLIVLSGHLHEAYGCEYNNNVFYSNPSNFGAVATPEGKFMDGGYYAKITIEEHKIKRVILKRVEEYRPYDIVDYIPEGDSLRTIVLDEARYKGLKENIHDELSKPVPVYHVEEIQLFNTVKHFFRHYESPETNDRIKMLKNVALAMEAKGSPIAFDLVGSTLFGMADKESDIDIVVYYEAPITEGDPDANLEERIEKFKSVLKEYGSETYPVEIVDAINLKAVEEAIINEDYSSSVTGRFIFYRAICRPVHHRLFRKYEALLYEKDNYRKEVEATMREVIHTLVRTSRHFESFKKYEARLLELDVPIPQPIRKRLKQYLQMDE, from the coding sequence ATGGAAATAATTTACATTACGGATGTACATGGAGCAAGATCATCTATGGAAAAATTGCTCGAAGTAACATTTGCGGATCTATACATAATAAGCGGAGATTTGATTTATGCACCGTTTTATTCGCCTAATACATCAACAAGGTTCGTTGAACTGCAGGATATCTTTCATGTAATGAGGGAGAGGGAATCCCCTGGAACGGTTTTGGAAGAATATGTGGAAGGCCTTTTAAAAAAAGAAATAAATGATGATTTTAAGAATAAGGCAGAGGAGTATCTAAGATTGTCCGAGAGAGCGCTTGCCACAATGGCTGATAAATATTCAAAAATGGAGCTGGTATTCTCTATGGTAAGAAAAGCCCCTATAATAGTTTTGCCAGGTAATTATGATATGGACCTATCGTTCACGGCTATGGCACATAGACAAATACATAAAAAAATATATGAAATGGATGGAATAAGGATAGGCGGTTATGGCGGTGCCAACATCAGGACACCGGGTGTTCCAGAAAGAAAGGCAGTAAGATTTATAGAGAGTAATGAATATTCGGAGCCTTATGAGTTTTTTGTTGAAACTAAGCCTGATATCTTTGTATGTCATCAACCCGCGTACGGACACCTTGACTATTTTGCTTCTTACGGCTCCATAGGCAGTAGAGGAATTGCAAGTGCAGCGGATGAGATAAAACCCCTTATTGTTTTGAGCGGACATTTACATGAGGCGTACGGATGTGAATATAATAATAATGTGTTTTATAGTAATCCATCAAATTTTGGTGCGGTTGCAACTCCTGAAGGCAAGTTTATGGACGGCGGTTATTATGCTAAAATCACCATAGAAGAGCATAAGATAAAAAGGGTGATTTTGAAGCGAGTGGAAGAATATAGACCTTATGATATAGTAGATTATATCCCGGAGGGAGACAGTTTAAGAACAATAGTTCTCGATGAAGCGAGATACAAAGGTTTAAAAGAAAATATTCATGATGAGTTATCCAAACCGGTTCCCGTTTATCATGTTGAAGAGATCCAGCTTTTTAATACGGTTAAACATTTCTTTAGGCATTATGAATCACCGGAAACAAATGATAGAATAAAAATGCTGAAGAATGTTGCTCTGGCAATGGAGGCAAAAGGCTCACCCATTGCTTTTGATCTCGTTGGTTCAACATTGTTTGGTATGGCAGATAAAGAATCCGATATAGATATTGTTGTTTATTATGAGGCACCGATCACGGAGGGAGACCCCGACGCCAATCTTGAAGAGAGGATTGAAAAGTTCAAATCAGTATTAAAGGAATACGGCAGTGAAACATACCCGGTTGAAATAGTGGATGCGATAAATCTGAAAGCTGTCGAGGAGGCTATTATAAACGAAGATTATTCATCAAGTGTTACAGGCAGATTTATATTTTACAGGGCTATTTGCAGGCCTGTTCATCACAGGCTATTCAGAAAATATGAAGCATTGCTATATGAAAAGGATAATTACAGGAAAGAAGTAGAAGCAACTATGAGAGAGGTAATACATACACTTGTAAGAACATCCAGGCACTTTGAGTCGTTTAAAAAATATGAGGCAAGGCTTTTGGAACTGGATGTCCCTATTCCTCAGCCTATCAGAAAAAGATTGAAACAATATTTACAGATGGATGAGTGA
- the ppc gene encoding phosphoenolpyruvate carboxylase → MTINLLGHLLGEVLKEQEGEDFFGQEEFIRLSVKKLRKKYSGFLEKQIIDYLYKLNPSRLEGLIRAFAVYFQLVNIAEEYHAQKYRLDPGYKKTDYTSIEACLAHIKKQGESLDRVRGIVENLKVIPVITAHPTETKRHTILRKHRVIYEYLEIYERDHLTVHQKRETLYKIKNEITKLWQTDEIRHKRIKVSDEVFNGMFYFRHSFYPLIYKLYKKTNNAVKNAYPDLTAPHDFISFGSWIGGDMDGNPNVTYKTVHETVLTQQKVILDLYMDDIRVLFRSLSMSDRRIPATAIMKRSIEIDKYILKHLLSKMDYNNISSSEYYRQKLTLIYGRLMARRDGLRGGYRSAKEFIDDMNLIKNSLCSGKAGDIAAEELEPLIIKAHIFGFHLASLDIRQHHSIHEHVIDKLLNGNYAGKKETEKQRILKNNLQGNRKVSLKHLDTVMGDIKVFETIKVIKNSISNDAIKSYVISMAHDFSDILEVALLFKTAGLLHKDKIGFRSDIGIVPLFETINDLDNSASVMKQAFEDPFYKQILKHSGMKQEIMLGYSDSNKDGGILKSRWSLYKAQERLINLASEHNVRLLFFHGRGGSIGRGGGPAYDAVKSQPEGSVNGYVKLTEQGEVVSSKYANINTAFYNLESIVSGVVSADLDNKKLNADKLNLYENIMDQIADDAYMFYTKNIRNNPLLADYFFSVTPISEISMLNISSRPAFRVKAKTINSIRAIPWTFSWAQSRYNIPGWFSFGYAINKFISAGKKNLNYLKDMYNEWQFFNVLIDGIEMSMKKADMHIAKLYSALADAINGSKTFFNVIEKEYKLSKSMLLLITGQGNLLEKQPQLNRSLELRNPYIDAPTYIQIILLRELKYGKITDVHKKEFIYPVLLSINAISAGLKNTG, encoded by the coding sequence ATGACCATAAATCTGCTTGGCCATTTGCTGGGTGAAGTATTGAAAGAACAAGAGGGCGAAGATTTCTTTGGGCAGGAAGAGTTTATACGGTTAAGCGTAAAAAAACTTAGAAAAAAATACAGCGGGTTTCTCGAGAAGCAGATAATAGATTACCTGTACAAGCTTAATCCTTCAAGATTGGAAGGCTTAATAAGGGCTTTTGCGGTTTACTTCCAGCTTGTTAATATTGCAGAAGAATACCATGCGCAAAAGTACAGGCTTGATCCTGGTTATAAAAAAACCGATTATACATCCATAGAAGCGTGTTTAGCACATATCAAAAAACAAGGGGAAAGTCTTGATCGGGTAAGAGGTATTGTAGAAAATCTAAAAGTAATACCTGTCATAACCGCCCATCCAACAGAGACAAAGAGACACACCATTCTAAGAAAACATCGCGTGATATATGAGTATCTGGAGATATATGAACGGGATCATTTAACTGTTCACCAAAAAAGAGAAACCTTATATAAAATAAAAAATGAAATTACAAAACTCTGGCAGACGGACGAGATCAGACATAAGAGGATAAAGGTATCGGATGAAGTATTTAATGGGATGTTTTATTTTAGACATTCATTTTATCCTTTAATCTATAAGCTTTATAAAAAAACAAATAATGCGGTTAAGAATGCATACCCTGATTTAACCGCCCCGCATGATTTTATAAGTTTTGGATCGTGGATAGGCGGGGACATGGATGGCAATCCAAATGTTACATATAAGACTGTACATGAAACGGTTCTTACACAACAAAAAGTCATATTGGATTTATACATGGATGATATAAGGGTGCTATTTAGAAGCCTTTCTATGTCGGACAGACGCATTCCTGCAACAGCCATTATGAAACGATCCATAGAGATTGATAAATATATATTAAAACATCTGCTGTCAAAAATGGATTATAACAATATCAGTTCCTCGGAATATTACAGACAGAAACTCACGTTGATTTATGGAAGGCTTATGGCACGGAGAGATGGGTTGAGGGGTGGATACCGCTCTGCCAAAGAATTCATTGATGACATGAATTTAATTAAAAACAGCCTGTGCTCCGGGAAAGCGGGTGATATAGCAGCAGAAGAATTAGAGCCGCTTATTATAAAAGCGCATATCTTCGGATTTCACCTTGCATCACTTGATATAAGGCAGCATCATAGTATTCATGAGCATGTTATAGATAAACTCCTTAACGGTAATTATGCAGGCAAGAAAGAAACGGAAAAACAACGGATACTGAAAAACAATCTGCAAGGGAACCGTAAGGTATCTTTAAAGCATTTGGATACTGTAATGGGGGATATTAAGGTTTTTGAGACTATAAAAGTAATAAAGAATTCTATAAGTAACGATGCTATAAAAAGTTATGTAATAAGTATGGCTCACGACTTTAGTGATATCCTTGAAGTCGCATTACTTTTTAAAACAGCAGGCCTGCTGCATAAGGATAAAATTGGATTCAGATCTGATATTGGTATTGTGCCGCTTTTTGAAACCATAAATGATCTCGACAACTCTGCCTCCGTAATGAAGCAGGCATTTGAAGATCCATTTTATAAACAGATTTTAAAACATTCCGGCATGAAACAGGAAATAATGCTTGGTTACTCCGACAGTAACAAGGATGGAGGTATCCTTAAATCAAGATGGTCGCTTTACAAAGCCCAGGAAAGGCTAATCAATTTGGCATCTGAGCATAACGTGAGATTATTGTTTTTTCACGGCCGAGGCGGCAGCATTGGAAGGGGAGGTGGACCAGCTTATGACGCTGTTAAGTCACAGCCGGAAGGCAGCGTCAATGGCTACGTAAAACTTACCGAGCAGGGTGAAGTCGTTTCATCTAAATATGCAAATATTAACACCGCATTTTACAACCTTGAATCAATTGTATCTGGGGTTGTTTCTGCTGATCTTGATAACAAAAAGCTGAACGCAGATAAGCTTAATTTATATGAGAATATCATGGATCAAATTGCAGATGATGCGTACATGTTTTATACCAAAAATATACGTAATAATCCTTTATTAGCCGATTATTTTTTCTCGGTAACACCTATTAGTGAGATATCCATGTTAAACATAAGTTCAAGGCCTGCATTCCGTGTAAAGGCAAAAACTATTAATTCTATCAGGGCGATTCCGTGGACGTTTAGCTGGGCACAGAGCAGGTACAATATACCGGGCTGGTTTTCCTTTGGTTACGCTATAAATAAATTTATCAGCGCGGGAAAGAAAAACCTTAATTATCTAAAAGATATGTATAATGAATGGCAGTTCTTTAATGTTCTTATAGATGGTATAGAGATGAGTATGAAAAAAGCCGACATGCATATTGCAAAATTATATTCTGCATTGGCAGATGCTATAAATGGTTCCAAAACATTCTTTAACGTAATAGAAAAGGAATATAAATTAAGTAAAAGCATGCTTTTACTTATAACAGGGCAGGGTAATTTGCTCGAGAAACAGCCTCAATTGAATAGATCATTAGAGTTGCGGAATCCATACATAGACGCTCCAACATATATTCAAATAATCCTTTTAAGAGAACTAAAATATGGTAAGATAACGGATGTGCATAAAAAAGAGTTTATCTACCCTGTTCTGTTAAGCATCAATGCAATATCAGCAGGGCTTAAAAACACAGGATAA
- the gyrB gene encoding DNA topoisomerase (ATP-hydrolyzing) subunit B, translating into MTSSYNATSIKVLEGLEAVRKRPAMYIGNTSEGGLHHLVYEIVDNSIDEALVGYCDRISVLIHIDGSVTVDDNGRGIPTDLHIEENKTAAEVVMTKLHAGGKFDNKTYRVSGGLHGVGVSVVNALSEDLELEIRREGKKFYQRYKYGEPQEPLRIIGKSDFTGTKIRFKPDVNIFETTNFSFDTLSSRLRELAFLNKGVTISITDERTGKSNIFKYAGGLIEFVQYLNKNKSVAHNKPFYFSLTKDMIEFECAFQYNDGYNEIIYSFANNINTHDGGTHLSGFKSALTRAINKYAVESGLIKQADAEITGDDVREGLTAVISIKLSNPQFEGQTKERLGNTDIKGFVESQAGDQLYSIFEENPQITKNIIKKVIEAARAREAARRARELVRRKNALSSDSLPGKLADCQEKDPSLSELFIVEGDSAGGSAKQGRDRKNQAILPLKGKILNVYKARFDQMLASEEIRVLISALGTGVGETDKNIEKLRYHKIIIMTDADVDGSHIRTLLLTFFFRHFPELIEKNYIYIAQPPLYMIKRGNSHRYIKDDEELKLFLIEEGVSKLSVMTKSGNQIPANVLKDSLLIAVKYYDLLDKLSREGNSELLDFFVSEGADSIFTEGKPKDVVEKFIKGFKDRTGKFLTIEQSKDENLKISMVVSNRGVVRKTEFDAEFMKSPEFQTLKKMHSSITERIPGPYTVVDGTEKAGVKRIRELLNYFIEHSQKGLYIQRYKGLGEMNPEQLWETTMNPEKRVMLQVKIEDTVAAEQIFTILMGDNVEARRTFIEDNALHVANLDI; encoded by the coding sequence ATGACTTCAAGTTATAACGCTACAAGCATAAAGGTCCTTGAAGGGCTGGAAGCTGTTAGAAAACGGCCTGCAATGTATATAGGCAACACCTCGGAGGGCGGGTTACACCATCTTGTTTATGAGATTGTTGATAACAGCATTGATGAGGCACTTGTGGGTTATTGTGATAGGATATCCGTTTTGATACATATTGATGGCAGTGTTACTGTCGACGATAACGGCAGAGGTATTCCGACAGATCTTCATATAGAGGAAAATAAGACCGCCGCAGAAGTTGTAATGACAAAACTACATGCAGGCGGTAAATTTGATAATAAAACATACAGGGTTTCAGGGGGGCTGCATGGTGTAGGTGTGTCTGTCGTAAATGCATTGTCAGAGGATCTTGAACTCGAGATAAGGAGGGAAGGTAAAAAATTCTATCAAAGATACAAATACGGAGAGCCGCAGGAACCGTTACGAATCATAGGTAAATCCGATTTTACAGGAACAAAGATAAGATTTAAACCCGATGTAAATATCTTTGAGACAACGAATTTCAGTTTTGATACGTTATCTTCGAGATTACGGGAGCTTGCATTCTTAAATAAAGGTGTGACGATTTCAATAACGGATGAGCGAACTGGCAAGTCAAATATATTTAAATATGCTGGTGGACTCATTGAGTTCGTTCAATATCTTAATAAAAATAAAAGTGTGGCTCACAACAAACCTTTCTATTTTTCTCTTACAAAGGATATGATAGAGTTTGAGTGTGCATTTCAGTATAATGACGGCTATAACGAGATTATTTATTCATTTGCAAATAATATAAATACCCATGATGGCGGCACGCATCTGTCGGGTTTCAAATCGGCTTTGACAAGGGCGATCAATAAGTATGCGGTCGAAAGCGGCTTAATCAAACAGGCAGATGCCGAGATCACAGGCGATGATGTAAGGGAAGGATTAACCGCTGTTATAAGTATTAAACTATCTAATCCTCAGTTTGAAGGGCAGACAAAAGAGAGGCTTGGCAACACGGACATAAAGGGCTTTGTAGAATCGCAGGCAGGGGATCAACTCTATTCTATATTTGAAGAGAATCCACAGATTACAAAAAACATAATAAAAAAGGTTATAGAAGCCGCAAGGGCAAGAGAGGCGGCAAGAAGGGCAAGAGAGCTTGTAAGAAGAAAAAACGCATTGTCTTCTGATTCACTTCCCGGTAAGCTTGCTGACTGTCAGGAAAAGGATCCGTCTTTGAGCGAATTATTCATAGTTGAGGGAGATTCTGCGGGTGGCTCTGCGAAACAGGGCAGAGATAGAAAAAACCAGGCTATACTGCCTTTAAAGGGAAAAATTTTAAATGTTTATAAAGCAAGGTTTGATCAGATGCTTGCCTCGGAAGAGATAAGAGTACTCATTTCAGCCCTTGGAACCGGGGTCGGAGAAACGGATAAAAATATAGAGAAATTAAGGTACCATAAAATAATTATAATGACGGATGCCGATGTTGACGGCTCTCATATCAGGACATTGTTGCTTACATTCTTTTTCAGGCATTTCCCGGAACTTATAGAAAAGAACTATATTTATATCGCTCAGCCTCCTTTATATATGATCAAAAGAGGTAATTCCCATAGGTACATAAAGGATGATGAAGAGTTAAAGTTGTTTTTGATTGAAGAAGGAGTGAGCAAATTAAGCGTAATGACAAAGAGCGGTAATCAGATTCCTGCGAATGTTCTGAAGGATAGCCTGTTGATAGCTGTAAAATACTACGATTTACTTGATAAATTGAGCAGGGAGGGTAATTCAGAACTGCTTGATTTCTTTGTTTCAGAAGGTGCCGACAGCATATTTACAGAGGGGAAACCGAAGGATGTGGTTGAAAAGTTTATCAAGGGGTTTAAAGATAGAACAGGAAAGTTTCTAACCATAGAACAGAGCAAGGATGAAAATCTAAAGATAAGCATGGTCGTTTCAAATAGAGGTGTTGTAAGAAAGACCGAGTTTGATGCTGAATTTATGAAATCACCGGAGTTCCAAACTTTAAAAAAAATGCATAGTTCAATTACCGAAAGGATACCTGGGCCGTACACGGTGGTTGATGGAACCGAAAAGGCAGGAGTAAAAAGAATAAGAGAATTGCTCAATTATTTTATAGAACATTCCCAAAAAGGGCTGTACATTCAGAGGTACAAAGGTCTTGGAGAAATGAATCCGGAACAGTTATGGGAAACAACGATGAATCCGGAGAAGAGAGTAATGCTTCAGGTAAAGATAGAGGATACTGTAGCGGCGGAACAGATATTTACTATTCTCATGGGAGACAATGTAGAAGCAAGAAGAACTTTTATAGAAGATAATGCACTCCATGTAGCAAATCTGGATATATAA
- a CDS encoding helix-turn-helix transcriptional regulator yields MRLSKNVNEELRQADPSKLTMGQRIRLIRKDMSQTAFGKLLGKSQDAVSVYENDQITPSLEALVKIAEMGNVTVDWLFHGPSPKAQKDPEQGIVFLGHIIKPRTHEWRLLEMVVKLNNEKLKEKIIELVQSFINIERKEKVS; encoded by the coding sequence ATGAGATTAAGTAAGAATGTTAATGAAGAGTTGAGGCAGGCAGATCCATCAAAATTAACAATGGGACAGAGGATAAGGCTTATTAGAAAGGATATGAGCCAGACAGCGTTTGGTAAATTACTTGGTAAATCACAGGATGCCGTAAGCGTTTACGAAAACGATCAGATTACTCCTTCTTTAGAAGCACTTGTTAAGATAGCGGAAATGGGTAATGTTACAGTCGACTGGCTCTTTCATGGTCCGTCACCTAAAGCTCAAAAAGACCCGGAACAGGGTATTGTTTTTCTTGGTCATATAATAAAACCCAGAACACATGAGTGGCGATTGCTTGAGATGGTAGTTAAGCTCAATAACGAAAAACTCAAAGAAAAAATAATAGAGCTTGTTCAGAGTTTTATCAATATTGAAAGAAAAGAAAAAGTTTCATGA
- a CDS encoding PilZ domain-containing protein: protein MEKRKYIRKKIKVMIDFMDGSDMEIGYTKDIAVGGVFIETERVVRPGSIVFVDFYMPGIKKKLKLKGKVIWVEESKAIGQYKTPGMGIEFLDMNESIKLDLKKGINNI from the coding sequence ATGGAAAAAAGAAAATATATTAGAAAAAAAATAAAGGTTATGATAGACTTTATGGATGGTAGTGATATGGAAATAGGATATACCAAAGATATAGCCGTTGGCGGAGTTTTTATTGAAACGGAAAGGGTGGTAAGACCCGGTTCAATTGTATTCGTTGATTTCTACATGCCGGGCATTAAAAAAAAGTTGAAACTTAAAGGTAAGGTAATATGGGTAGAAGAGAGCAAAGCTATTGGACAGTACAAAACACCCGGTATGGGTATTGAATTTTTAGACATGAATGAAAGCATAAAGCTTGATCTGAAAAAAGGTATAAACAATATATAG
- a CDS encoding TldD/PmbA family protein, whose translation MNYKGINIDNILEDALKGGAGFAELFFEETTFTNIRGESKKVDKAISGIDSGVGLRLFYNNTVYYASTTTTTEEGIRTLLSTLSEYMITNIAHKRIVLPGLIRAATNVIQTPPGASMSRKAGILMAAQREAYKVSDQIIQVQSGYIDSVRKIAVFSTEDASVEDEQIRTTISVNTILQTDGRLYTGYESLGGSIGMELFDNDAHIRTAKTAANRAVKMSNSISIPGGQMTVVLSSEAGGTMIHEAVGHGLEADLVYRGLSVYTGKLGQQVAASTINVVDDPTIPGMRGSFNYDDEGTKAKRNVVIEEGILKGYLFDLKHAMEQHSQPTSNGRRESFRYPPIPRMTNTLILSGKDNPDEIIAEVDNGLLVFKMGGGEVNTATGDFVFEITEAHIIEHGKIGPPVEGATMLGNGPKVLGEIDRVGSDIGYGIGTCGKESQGVPVADGQPTLRIPRILVGGKK comes from the coding sequence ATGAATTATAAAGGGATAAATATCGATAATATACTTGAGGATGCACTCAAAGGCGGAGCTGGATTTGCAGAACTATTTTTTGAAGAGACAACTTTTACAAACATCAGGGGCGAATCGAAAAAGGTGGACAAGGCGATATCTGGCATAGACTCCGGCGTTGGATTAAGATTGTTTTACAATAACACCGTGTATTACGCATCAACAACCACTACAACAGAGGAGGGCATCAGAACACTTTTAAGCACGCTGTCGGAATACATGATAACCAATATTGCACACAAGCGTATCGTTTTACCAGGTCTTATCAGGGCTGCAACTAACGTGATCCAAACCCCGCCTGGTGCAAGCATGAGCAGGAAGGCCGGTATCCTTATGGCGGCACAGAGAGAAGCATATAAAGTAAGCGATCAAATAATACAGGTTCAGTCAGGGTATATCGATAGTGTAAGAAAGATTGCGGTTTTTTCGACAGAAGACGCATCTGTAGAAGACGAACAGATTAGAACGACTATAAGTGTGAATACAATACTTCAAACGGACGGCAGGCTATATACGGGTTATGAGTCTCTCGGTGGTTCCATCGGCATGGAGCTATTTGATAATGATGCACACATCCGAACGGCAAAAACAGCAGCTAACAGGGCTGTAAAGATGTCTAATAGCATATCAATACCGGGTGGACAAATGACGGTTGTTTTATCAAGCGAGGCAGGAGGAACGATGATCCATGAAGCCGTGGGGCACGGGCTTGAAGCTGATCTTGTATACAGAGGACTGTCCGTTTACACAGGAAAACTGGGCCAGCAGGTAGCAGCAAGCACCATAAATGTGGTCGATGATCCAACCATTCCCGGCATGAGGGGATCGTTTAACTACGATGATGAAGGTACAAAAGCAAAACGCAATGTCGTTATAGAGGAGGGGATTTTAAAAGGCTATCTCTTTGATCTCAAACACGCCATGGAACAGCATTCACAGCCGACATCAAACGGCAGGAGAGAATCATTCAGATATCCGCCTATACCGAGAATGACAAATACCCTTATCCTTAGCGGGAAAGATAATCCCGATGAGATCATAGCGGAGGTTGATAATGGACTGCTCGTTTTTAAAATGGGGGGCGGAGAGGTTAATACGGCAACAGGTGATTTTGTTTTTGAGATTACGGAAGCACATATCATAGAACATGGTAAGATAGGGCCTCCTGTAGAAGGTGCAACGATGCTTGGTAATGGTCCGAAAGTGCTTGGCGAGATAGACAGGGTAGGCAGTGATATAGGTTACGGCATAGGCACATGCGGTAAAGAGTCACAGGGTGTACCGGTTGCAGACGGTCAACCAACACTTAGAATACCAAGAATCCTTGTCGGCGGTAAAAAATAG